One genomic region from Streptomyces sp. NBC_00582 encodes:
- a CDS encoding NAD(P)-dependent oxidoreductase yields MTDKTTVSVLGTGIMGAAMARNLARAGHTVRAWNRTRAKAEPLAAEGVTVTDTPAEAVRGADVVLTMLYDGPAALDVMREAAPALRSGAAWAQSTTAGIEAIGDLAAFAHEHGLVFFDAPVLGTRQPAEAGQLTVLAAGPAAHRDAVAPVFDAVGARTVWTGEDGGAGSATRLKLVANSWVLAATAATGEVLALAQALEVDPEAFFGLIEGGPLDMGYLRAKAGMILDGRLTPPQFAVETAAKDARLIVEAGRAGGVRLDVAAASAERLRRAAAQGHGDEDMAAAYFASFDEKPPA; encoded by the coding sequence ATGACCGACAAGACCACCGTGAGTGTCCTCGGCACCGGCATCATGGGCGCCGCCATGGCCCGCAACCTCGCCCGCGCCGGACACACCGTCCGCGCCTGGAACCGCACCCGGGCCAAGGCCGAGCCGCTGGCCGCCGAGGGCGTCACCGTCACCGACACCCCCGCCGAGGCCGTCCGCGGCGCGGACGTCGTCCTCACCATGCTCTACGACGGTCCCGCCGCCCTCGACGTCATGCGCGAGGCCGCCCCCGCCCTGCGCTCCGGCGCCGCCTGGGCGCAGTCGACCACCGCCGGCATCGAGGCGATCGGCGACCTGGCCGCCTTCGCCCACGAGCACGGGCTCGTCTTCTTCGACGCGCCGGTGCTGGGCACCCGCCAGCCCGCCGAGGCCGGGCAGCTCACCGTCCTCGCAGCCGGTCCGGCCGCGCACCGGGACGCGGTCGCGCCCGTCTTCGACGCGGTCGGCGCCCGCACCGTCTGGACCGGCGAGGACGGCGGCGCGGGCAGCGCCACCCGGCTGAAGCTGGTGGCCAACAGCTGGGTCCTCGCCGCGACCGCCGCGACCGGCGAGGTGCTCGCTCTCGCCCAGGCGCTCGAAGTCGACCCGGAGGCGTTCTTCGGGCTCATCGAGGGCGGGCCGCTGGACATGGGCTATCTGCGCGCCAAGGCCGGGATGATCCTCGACGGCCGGCTCACCCCGCCGCAGTTCGCGGTGGAGACGGCGGCGAAGGACGCCCGCCTCATCGTCGAGGCCGGCCGCGCGGGCGGAGTCCGCCTGGACGTGGCGGCCGCGAGCGCCGAACGCCTGCGACGGGCGGCGGCGCAGGGCCACGGCGACGAGGACATGGCGGCGGCCTATTTCGCGAGCTTCGACGAGAAGCCGCCCGCCTGA
- a CDS encoding SHOCT domain-containing protein produces the protein MNTLANWDGGGPGPWILFLPLIWAAVVVGVVTLLRRTVWRGRRGPWNPVDRPTGDSPLAVLGRRFASGEIDEDEYWRRLSVLDEQFGRKGGAP, from the coding sequence ATGAACACCCTGGCGAACTGGGACGGCGGCGGCCCCGGCCCCTGGATCCTGTTCCTCCCGCTGATCTGGGCGGCCGTCGTCGTCGGCGTCGTCACCCTGCTGCGCCGCACCGTGTGGCGAGGGCGGCGCGGCCCCTGGAACCCCGTCGACCGGCCCACCGGCGACTCGCCCCTCGCCGTCCTCGGCCGGCGTTTCGCCTCCGGCGAGATCGACGAGGACGAGTACTGGCGCCGGCTGTCCGTCCTCGACGAGCAGTTCGGCCGGAAGGGCGGTGCGCCGTGA
- a CDS encoding ATP-binding protein, with translation MISNPSRHCTVELQALPSRIGQVRRIVSAQLRYWHLDPLIDRAALGVTELLTNVHLHARPDKTCVVEMELLLDRLTVSVRDRDPRLPVLDDVKDTGALTTCGRGLAMVAAMSESWGARPDGESGKVVWFTLPAAIVAPERAARPPRRAPREQVAPRFPEVVAVDAHRPAHAPARSAVVG, from the coding sequence GTGATCAGCAACCCAAGCAGGCACTGCACGGTGGAGCTCCAAGCCCTGCCGTCGCGGATCGGCCAGGTCCGCAGAATCGTATCGGCGCAGTTGCGCTACTGGCATCTGGATCCCCTGATAGACCGGGCCGCGCTCGGTGTGACGGAGCTGTTGACCAACGTCCACCTGCACGCCCGGCCCGACAAGACGTGTGTCGTGGAGATGGAGCTGCTGCTGGACCGGCTCACCGTCTCCGTGCGCGACCGCGATCCCCGCCTTCCGGTGCTGGACGACGTCAAGGACACCGGGGCCCTGACCACCTGCGGGCGCGGGCTCGCCATGGTGGCCGCGATGAGCGAGAGCTGGGGCGCGCGCCCGGACGGGGAGTCCGGCAAGGTCGTCTGGTTCACGCTGCCCGCGGCGATCGTCGCACCGGAGCGGGCGGCGCGTCCGCCGCGTCGGGCGCCCCGCGAACAGGTCGCGCCCCGGTTCCCGGAGGTCGTCGCCGTCGACGCGCACCGGCCCGCCCATGCTCCCGCCCGGTCCGCCGTCGTCGGCTGA